The sequence below is a genomic window from Candidatus Methylomirabilota bacterium.
GGCTCCAGGTGAGCCGCGTCCAGGCGGCGGCGTTCGTCGAGCAGGCGCGGGCGCTGATGAAGGCGGGACGCCCGGCCTGTCAGATCTGCGGGCGGCCGATGAACCCCGGCGGGCACGTGTGTCCCCGGCTGAACGGGCGCGGGCGCGATTGATGGTCCGGGAGACGATGCCGGCCGGACCGACGACGCTGGAGCTGCTCACCCGGGGCGAGGTCGACGTCAGGGGCCGGATGCCCTGGAGCTCGAATGCGACGTTCCTGGTCGAGCTCCGCCTCGACGGGGTCACCGCCCAGGCCGTCTACAAGCCGGGCCGCGGCGAGCGGCCGCTGTGGGACTTTCCGCCGGGCCTCTACAAGCGCGAGGTCGCCGCGTACCAGCTCTCGGAAGCGCTCGGCTGGGGACTGGTCCCGCCGACGGTGGCGCGAGACGGGCCCCTGGGGGAAGGGTCGCTCCAGCTCTTCGTGGCGGCTGACTTCGAGCAGCACTACTTCACCCTGCGCGAGAACTCCGCCTACCACCCGACCCTCAAGCAGATCTGCGCCTTCGACATCGTGGCCAACAGCACCGACCGCAAGAGCGGGCACTGTCTGCTCGGCCCGGATGGCCGGATCTATGCCGTCGACAACGGCCTGAGCTTCCACGCCGAGCCGAAGCTGCGCACGGTCATCTGGGAGTTCGGCGGCGAATCCATCCCGGCGGCCATCCTCCGCGACCTCGGCCGGCTGATGGCGGGCGGCCTGCCGGCCCCGCTGGCCGAGCTCCTCGAGCCGGCCGAGCAGAAGGCGCTGCTCGCGCGGGCCCGGGCGCTCCTGGCGAGCCGCCGCTTCCCCGTCGACTCGACCGGCCGGCGCTACCCCTGGCCGCTGGTCTAGCCGCGCGTTGCGGGGCCCCCAACCCTTGCCATCGAGGAGGGAGAACATGAGCGACTCGAACCGGGATGCCCGTGGCGGGCCGGTGAGGCTCAGCGGGACCAAGCCGCGCGGCCTGCCGTTCCTCAGGCCACTGTACGGGCTCCCGCCCTATCAGTACACCGACGACGTCGTCCTGGTCATCGTGTACGAGGCCGAGGAGGCGGCGATCCGGGAGGTGCTCCCGGCCGAGCTCGAGCCGGTCCCCGGCAACGTCGTGGCCATGTGCTTCTTCCTCTGCCCCGACGTCACCGGCATGGGGCCCCACAACTTCACCATGCCCTGCATCCCGGCTCGCTACGGCGAGCACGTCGGGCAGTTCGTCCCCTACCTCTACACGAGCACGGAGGTGAGCCTCGCCTGCTACCGCGAAGGTCAGGGATGGCCGGCCCGGCTCGGTCAGACCGAGATCACCGAGGCCCGGGGCCTGGTGCGGGGGCGCGTCTCGCGCAACGGCCGCGAGCTGATCCACGGGTCCGCGCGGGTCGGCGGCGACCGCATCACCACCATCGACTTCCTGCCGATCATCCTCTACAAGGAGATCCCCAGCATCGACGGCCAGACGTGCGACGTCGCCCAGCTCATCACCTCGACCTCCCGCTTCACGAACCTCGACTTCAGGGCCGGGACGGGCGAGCTCGCCTTTCCGGACCCCGGCGACGACCC
It includes:
- a CDS encoding acetoacetate decarboxylase family protein, with protein sequence MSDSNRDARGGPVRLSGTKPRGLPFLRPLYGLPPYQYTDDVVLVIVYEAEEAAIREVLPAELEPVPGNVVAMCFFLCPDVTGMGPHNFTMPCIPARYGEHVGQFVPYLYTSTEVSLACYREGQGWPARLGQTEITEARGLVRGRVSRNGRELIHGSARVGGDRITTIDFLPIILYKEIPSIDGQTCDVAQLITSTSRFTNLDFRAGTGELAFPDPGDDPVARLRPIRVTSALYGTMDDYYPETIRVLKELR
- a CDS encoding SCO1664 family protein, coding for MPAGPTTLELLTRGEVDVRGRMPWSSNATFLVELRLDGVTAQAVYKPGRGERPLWDFPPGLYKREVAAYQLSEALGWGLVPPTVARDGPLGEGSLQLFVAADFEQHYFTLRENSAYHPTLKQICAFDIVANSTDRKSGHCLLGPDGRIYAVDNGLSFHAEPKLRTVIWEFGGESIPAAILRDLGRLMAGGLPAPLAELLEPAEQKALLARARALLASRRFPVDSTGRRYPWPLV